The segment atacataatcaaactgaTAACCTGTGCCATCATAAAAGAACAAAAGAAGAGCATTAAGAAACTGAAGAGAGACAACGACTAGAATAAGGAATGTGTGGCAAGAACCACCTTCTCTAATAAACAAGTCTCGGAATAGCCTCTTGAGGTAAGAGTAATCAGGTTTGTCATCAAACCGTAGAGACCGGCAGTAGCGGAAGTAAGAAACAAACTCAGACGGTTGGTTTCTACATAAGACCTGTTCTTCAACATCCAATGCTTAAGTGCCActactaaacaaaaaaaaaagaaaaagaaaaacatcaaaTGTGGCAGATGTTCATTCACATACCTCTATAGGAGTTGAGACTTTCTTCTCACTTATTCTGTCATACTTCTGCTTCCTTGTCCCAGCTTTTAATCCCTGCCATGGTAAGCTGTAACAAATACATTACAGCAAAGGGTTCAATATTTGTTGCTACAAAAGATTGGTGTGGAAGATGTAAGAGTCTTACCTTCCTTTGAGGAAGTACATAAGCACATAACCAACTGCTTCCAAATCGTCCCTTCGACTTTGTTCTTTTGATAAAAGACATGTCAGTATCAGACCTGAATACATAACGGTTTCTAATAATAAACACTGACCTACTCCAAGGTGTGTGTTGACACTTGCATACCGAGCTGTTCCAGTGaggtttttgttttctctgcCCACCATCAAGTTTACTCTTAAGCTACACTACAATAAGAAGAGATGCAGGGAATATGAAATAACCTGTGTTACCTGTAAGGAATGTGCCTGTGAGTCTGAAGGTCTCTGTATTTCTTCCCCAATCCAAAATCAATTATATAAACCTATTGTATCAGGACAAGATATAGAATCAGTCAAGCTTTTCTGCAAAGAAGTTCACATTCAAGAGCAGTTGCACAATACCTGGTTTGCTTTGCGGCCGAGGCCCATTAAGAAGTTGTCAGGCTTAATATCACGGTGAAGGAAACCTCTAGTGTGCATATACTCAACTCTGTTAATCTGAAACCAAACAAGATGTTTTTCGGTTATGGACAAAAGAAAGAATTGTGAATGTATTACTCACAAGTTGATCAGCAAGCATGAGAACGGTTTTCAAAGAGAGTTTTCGGTTGCAGTAGTTGAACAAGTCTTCAAGACTTGGACCTAGAAGGTCAATAACCATAACATTGTATTCTCCATCAACTCCATACCACTTGATGTTAGGAATACCACCTTCAACAAAAagcagaaaaaaataataaatgtgaGGATGAATAAAAGTCTGTCAATGAAATGCAATTTTTAAAAAGAGACTAACTTCCTCCTTGAAGCAACGTATACAATTTGGACTCATAGTGTAGCTGAGGATGCTTGGTCTTGACAGATTCCtaagagaagaaaacaaaagcagCAAAAATCAAAAGGCCAATTCAAAAGCAAACAAGAGAGAATCAAACTCAGTTCAGTCAAAAAGACTAATTCTTTCTATCTTGCCATTAatggatattaaaaaaaaaagtcatcaaAAATCAACAAACTCTCTGGTCATTAAAAAAGAGGTTGATTACCAGCTTAACAGCAACTTCTTCTCCGGTTTGGACATTTACACCTGCAACAAGAAGAATAAAACCTGAAGAATCCACCCAATGAGATAAAAGCTAGCAAGAAAAAGGATTGTCCTTTTTGTTAATGATTACCAAGATAGAGCTCTCCAAATGATCCACTGCCAATTTTTCTGCCAAGTTTGAATTTCCCACCAATCACAAGATCCATTGATTTCTCTCTAAAACAAAGTCTCAGactttttttctcaaattcaGACAACTCTCAGAGACAGACACATAACTGCTTTCTTGTTTGTTTATGCCATCAACGACGACAAAGCCTCGTGGTGGAAATCTCGAAATCGAATCCACAGTGAAAACGATGATTcacgattctttttttttttaaagtattgaCACTTCATTAAAGGGTCCCACACGCTCCGAATGTCTCAATGTAACGCTAATCGGTTAAGCCATTGTGGATTCGAACTTGTACCTCACAAAACGTTTTAAAGTCGTAAACTTTTTAGCTGGATTTGACCCGGCAAAGTTGGCAAAACGTCAGAGTTTCGCTCAGCAATAACAAAAATGTTTCCGGTAATTAATAATactagttattattattaatacaaTTATACAAATAAGTTAGGAATAATTAGAAATTTTGTTGCGACACTTATGATCTGTCATTGGCTTCCTTTTTTTGTCGGCAGACAGAATTTCGTTAATTAAAGATgaaaatgaagatgaagattTACTGACATGTCATGTAACTGTGATGTCATTATCAACTAAGATTTGAAACAATACTGCATATCATTATTAActtttaatcatttaaaaaaatcagaaagaaatgcttttttttttgtcatactAATCTTTGTAGttaaaaaaagagagcaaaaagtAAAAACTAGCTTTTGGTTAATACTTGCGGAAATAATACCATTGAGCTAATATACTAATTTAATTTGCctcatttatttttctgttAAAGTTAAATACATACTATGTTTTGATAATTCGTTTCTCAAAACACTAAAAATCTAATATTCTTTGCTGGTTTTATTTATTCTATGAAATTACATTGATAGGGATTAGGGAATAATGCATTTGCATTTATGTCTTCAATTAAGTACAGTTTATTTACTGTAATCGTGTGTCGCTCCGGACCAGCCAGTGTCTGTGGCGTGTCCCACGATGACCCTGAATCGCTCTCTGGAGTTTGGAGAAAAAGAGGCATCAAAAAGGTGTGAAAAAGAAATGGAAGGCCAGATTATACAATATCTTCTACTCCACTACTTGAGTCTGATACCAACATAATCTTTTTATAAGCATCACATGATGTTGAAATCTCAACCTAAACAAACGACACAACTCACATCCATGTCTATACCAATTTCTCCACGTAAACTAATATTTCACCTAACAAAGTAATCACATTCAC is part of the Brassica rapa cultivar Chiifu-401-42 chromosome A09, CAAS_Brap_v3.01, whole genome shotgun sequence genome and harbors:
- the LOC103843678 gene encoding casein kinase 1-like protein 9 isoform X1 — protein: MDLVIGGKFKLGRKIGSGSFGELYLGFILLVAGVNVQTGEEVAVKLESVKTKHPQLHYESKLYTLLQGGSGIPNIKWYGVDGEYNVMVIDLLGPSLEDLFNYCNRKLSLKTVLMLADQLINRVEYMHTRGFLHRDIKPDNFLMGLGRKANQVYIIDFGLGKKYRDLQTHRHIPYRENKNLTGTARYASVNTHLGVEQSRRDDLEAVGYVLMYFLKGSLPWQGLKAGTRKQKYDRISEKKVSTPIEVLCRNQPSEFVSYFRYCRSLRFDDKPDYSYLKRLFRDLFIREGYQFDYVFDWTVLKHPQTGSSSSSSSRTRDHTTGKPELTAGKPERTAGNRLSGAVEAFSRRHATPRDRSASRNSDDVPVGGGESERRGSSSRNGSSSRRAIASSSRPSSAGGPSDSRSSSRLVTSSGGGGMGSTSQRMGPGGYESKKSSTLSRGARNTRGDPLRRSFELLSLRKS
- the LOC103843678 gene encoding casein kinase 1-like protein 9 isoform X2, whose product is MDLVIGGKFKLGRKIGSGSFGELYLGVNVQTGEEVAVKLESVKTKHPQLHYESKLYTLLQGGSGIPNIKWYGVDGEYNVMVIDLLGPSLEDLFNYCNRKLSLKTVLMLADQLINRVEYMHTRGFLHRDIKPDNFLMGLGRKANQVYIIDFGLGKKYRDLQTHRHIPYRENKNLTGTARYASVNTHLGVEQSRRDDLEAVGYVLMYFLKGSLPWQGLKAGTRKQKYDRISEKKVSTPIEVLCRNQPSEFVSYFRYCRSLRFDDKPDYSYLKRLFRDLFIREGYQFDYVFDWTVLKHPQTGSSSSSSSRTRDHTTGKPELTAGKPERTAGNRLSGAVEAFSRRHATPRDRSASRNSDDVPVGGGESERRGSSSRNGSSSRRAIASSSRPSSAGGPSDSRSSSRLVTSSGGGGMGSTSQRMGPGGYESKKSSTLSRGARNTRGDPLRRSFELLSLRKS